The following are encoded in a window of Candidatus Polarisedimenticolia bacterium genomic DNA:
- a CDS encoding MFS transporter produces the protein MELSARLTQLRTGFSRTFWIANTLELFERLAFYGSKAILAVYLVEKVGLGTTGNTLVGLYGFAIFFLPILAGTVVDRYGFKKSLAACFTIFSLGYFSVGLAGLSAGRRIVESVGSLPYVVGALLLTAIGGSLIKPCIVGVVARTTTETTKSLGYSIYYTLVNLGGALGPVLALQVREGLGIEYVLVMSALVSLANLLATLVFFKEPGLVGQAGPRRTFGRVLRDMFVVFGNFRFISFLIIFSGFWIMFWQIFFSLPFYVRDVLHFPRFEWFETVGPCVIITMTVPVTALMKKIRPITAMTMGFAVASASWLLVAASPTIPLTVFAIACFALGEAMQAPRFYEYVADLAPKEQVGTFMGFAFLPVAVGSLVGGWLSGWLVQHYLKEGGRRPEGMWIVLAVIGLISTLLMIAHDRFFSDRKPAKPSPPALS, from the coding sequence GTGGAACTTTCCGCCCGGCTGACGCAGCTTCGCACCGGCTTTTCCAGGACGTTCTGGATCGCGAACACGCTGGAGCTCTTCGAGCGCCTCGCCTTCTACGGCTCCAAAGCGATCCTGGCCGTCTACCTGGTCGAGAAGGTGGGCCTCGGCACGACCGGCAACACGCTGGTCGGACTATACGGTTTCGCCATCTTCTTTCTTCCGATCCTGGCGGGGACCGTGGTCGACCGATACGGCTTCAAGAAGAGTCTCGCCGCCTGTTTTACCATTTTCTCCCTGGGCTATTTTTCGGTGGGGCTCGCGGGGCTTTCGGCGGGGCGCCGGATCGTGGAGTCGGTCGGGAGCCTGCCCTACGTGGTCGGCGCCCTACTCCTGACGGCGATCGGCGGCTCGCTCATCAAGCCCTGCATCGTCGGAGTCGTCGCCCGCACGACGACCGAGACCACGAAGTCGCTCGGCTATTCGATCTATTACACGCTGGTGAACCTGGGCGGAGCGCTGGGGCCGGTGCTCGCGCTGCAGGTACGCGAGGGACTGGGGATCGAGTACGTCCTCGTCATGTCGGCGCTCGTGTCGCTCGCCAACCTGCTGGCCACCTTGGTCTTTTTCAAGGAGCCCGGCCTCGTCGGCCAGGCCGGGCCGCGACGGACCTTCGGTCGGGTGCTCCGCGACATGTTCGTCGTCTTCGGGAACTTCCGGTTCATCAGCTTCCTGATTATCTTCTCGGGCTTCTGGATCATGTTCTGGCAGATCTTCTTCTCGCTACCGTTCTACGTGCGGGACGTCCTGCATTTCCCTCGCTTCGAATGGTTCGAAACGGTGGGTCCTTGTGTGATCATCACCATGACGGTTCCGGTGACGGCGCTGATGAAGAAGATCCGGCCAATCACGGCGATGACAATGGGTTTCGCAGTGGCCAGCGCCTCGTGGCTCTTGGTCGCCGCGTCGCCGACCATCCCTCTGACCGTCTTCGCCATTGCCTGCTTTGCGCTCGGCGAGGCGATGCAGGCGCCGCGGTTCTACGAATACGTCGCCGACCTGGCGCCGAAGGAGCAGGTCGGCACGTTCATGGGGTTCGCCTTCCTGCCGGTCGCAGTCGGGTCGCTGGTGGGGGGCTGGCTTTCAGGCTGGCTCGTGCAGCACTACCTGAAGGAGGGCGGGAGACGGCCCGAGGGGATGTGGATCGTCTTGGCCGTCATCGGCCTGATCTCGACCCTCCTGATGATCGCGCACGACCGGTTCTTCAGCGATCGAAAACCGGCGAAGCCTTCCCCCCCCGCGCTCTCCTGA
- a CDS encoding NAD(P)H-dependent oxidoreductase, producing the protein MDLQSATPRRKKPHTPHPLERPVVRAEGRIRVAGLSTTAMDRDNPRYSTSEALLAEALEHAGSTLQCETRLIQLARLRFRNCEGYYSKSARACTWPCSITQMDERDEMTEVYEALIHWSDVVLLATSIRWGAASSIYYKMAERLNCVQNQTTIRDRVLIRNKVAAFIITGGQDNVQAVAGQLPGFFAELGFRSPRFPYIAHSRGWSAEDMENNVLEVQESEELRAGARQLAVRAATLARTLIESGRAAEKTARGGRKAHAFEMEKPAPRPQR; encoded by the coding sequence GTGGACCTGCAATCCGCGACGCCGCGCCGGAAGAAGCCTCACACGCCCCACCCGCTCGAGCGTCCGGTCGTCCGGGCCGAGGGCCGGATTCGGGTGGCCGGGCTCTCGACCACCGCCATGGACCGGGACAATCCGCGCTACTCGACGTCCGAGGCGCTGCTTGCGGAGGCGCTCGAGCACGCCGGATCGACGCTGCAGTGCGAGACGCGGCTCATCCAGCTGGCTCGACTCCGTTTCCGAAACTGCGAGGGGTACTACTCCAAGAGCGCCCGCGCGTGCACCTGGCCATGCTCGATCACGCAAATGGACGAGCGGGACGAGATGACCGAAGTCTACGAGGCGCTCATCCACTGGAGCGATGTAGTACTCCTTGCCACGTCGATCCGCTGGGGGGCGGCGAGCTCCATCTACTACAAGATGGCGGAGCGGCTGAACTGCGTCCAAAACCAGACCACCATCCGGGATCGAGTCCTGATCCGCAACAAGGTTGCGGCGTTCATCATCACCGGCGGGCAGGACAACGTGCAGGCCGTGGCCGGACAGCTCCCTGGGTTCTTCGCGGAGCTGGGTTTTCGGTCCCCCCGGTTTCCGTACATTGCCCACTCCCGGGGATGGTCGGCCGAAGACATGGAGAACAACGTGCTCGAAGTCCAGGAGAGTGAAGAGCTGCGGGCGGGGGCGCGCCAGCTCGCGGTCCGGGCGGCAACGCTGGCCCGGACTCTGATCGAGAGCGGACGGGCGGCCGAGAAGACCGCGCGGGGCGGGCGCAAAGCCCATGCTTTCGAGATGGAGAAGCCGGCTCCGCGCCCTCAGAGGTAA
- a CDS encoding Rieske 2Fe-2S domain-containing protein: MADERWTDLGPAGSFEEGTVRVATAGTVRLAVSCREGEFGALSNACNHVGGPLGQGRLDGEYLVCP; this comes from the coding sequence ATGGCTGACGAGCGATGGACGGACCTCGGCCCCGCCGGAAGCTTCGAAGAGGGGACGGTGAGGGTGGCGACCGCCGGGACGGTCCGGCTGGCGGTGAGCTGTCGAGAGGGAGAATTCGGCGCCCTGTCCAATGCCTGCAATCACGTCGGAGGTCCCCTGGGACAGGGGCGGCTGGACGGAGAGTATCTGGTGTGCCCGTAG
- a CDS encoding ATP-binding protein: protein MLEGSPDPIFPGVWRCPLSLSRWRKATLEGALVLVACLAALAWQSSRQKASRQADLDRETRVVASQVASRIRGGLEKQLISLQQMANFWANSEEVTHQEFESFASTTFRLIPLCLRISAIDSTLKVRWVYPVEINRALVGFDVRTHARGYETLLRAQQAAAPVLSAPLNLIGGAQGFVLTVPIFHRGEFQGAIVGSFRSADFFEALFHPQVLASYDEMVLDLGTPLYASGSFGSSKTPSSAPTERFTLGGRTWEIWVKPRPEVIDRRLSSGQVAFWLLGSILALVAAGAAWARSYRGTKEALRLRSQGAALQETRVRLDDANRQLVQSEKMAAMGELVAGVAQEVNNPLTSIMGYTQLALSRNPSPEIRRYLETACSETERAGKIVRNLLAFARRQPPEKKLLGLNGIIGKTLEIKSYSFKTNAIEVSQDLDPDLPLTMIDFQQMQQVLLNLLNDAEQAMLETGRGGKLHVGTRRAGDRIEARLTDSGRGIPEEIRDRIFEPFFTTKKEGSGPGLGLSLCYGILQEHGGSIRAESARGGGTTFVLDLPIARGEEKRPAPAADLSGAPGRLRVLVVDDEPSLQAFLVELLGSMGHSADTASDVPEAVRKISGNGHDLVITDMRMPRGTGKDVYRAVMEKSPRLARRVIFTTGDGETGEIRQFFQETGNEILMKPWKIEEIEQAIAKAMRN, encoded by the coding sequence TTGCTGGAGGGATCGCCGGACCCTATATTCCCAGGGGTCTGGAGGTGTCCCCTGAGTCTGTCGCGCTGGCGCAAAGCGACGCTGGAAGGAGCGCTCGTGCTGGTGGCGTGCCTCGCCGCGCTCGCCTGGCAGAGCTCCCGTCAAAAAGCCTCGCGGCAGGCCGATTTGGACCGCGAAACCCGTGTCGTGGCGAGCCAGGTGGCGAGCCGGATCCGCGGGGGCCTGGAAAAGCAGCTGATCAGCCTCCAGCAAATGGCGAATTTCTGGGCGAACAGCGAGGAGGTCACGCACCAGGAGTTCGAGAGCTTCGCCTCGACCACCTTCCGGCTCATTCCGCTTTGCCTGAGGATCAGCGCCATCGACTCGACGCTGAAGGTCCGGTGGGTCTATCCCGTGGAGATCAACCGCGCGCTCGTCGGCTTCGACGTCCGGACGCATGCTCGCGGCTACGAGACGCTGCTCCGCGCCCAGCAGGCGGCGGCGCCGGTCCTCTCGGCTCCGCTGAACCTGATCGGCGGCGCCCAAGGCTTCGTGCTCACCGTGCCGATCTTCCACCGGGGAGAGTTCCAGGGAGCGATCGTCGGGTCGTTCCGCAGCGCCGATTTCTTCGAGGCGCTGTTCCATCCGCAAGTCCTCGCCAGCTACGACGAGATGGTGCTGGACTTGGGGACGCCGCTTTACGCCAGCGGGAGCTTCGGCTCCTCGAAGACCCCGAGCTCGGCGCCCACGGAGAGATTCACCCTGGGGGGCCGGACGTGGGAGATCTGGGTGAAACCCCGGCCCGAAGTGATCGATCGGCGCCTGAGCTCCGGCCAGGTCGCGTTCTGGCTCCTCGGATCGATCCTGGCGTTGGTGGCGGCGGGGGCGGCTTGGGCGCGCAGCTATCGGGGGACGAAGGAGGCCCTGCGTCTCAGGAGCCAAGGGGCGGCCTTGCAGGAGACCCGGGTCCGGCTCGACGACGCGAATCGGCAGCTCGTCCAGTCGGAGAAGATGGCCGCGATGGGAGAGCTGGTCGCGGGAGTCGCGCAGGAAGTGAACAACCCTCTGACCAGCATCATGGGGTACACGCAGCTGGCCCTGAGCCGGAATCCTTCCCCCGAGATTCGCAGGTACCTCGAGACGGCCTGCTCGGAGACCGAAAGGGCCGGGAAGATCGTCCGCAACCTCCTCGCCTTCGCCCGCCGGCAGCCCCCCGAAAAAAAGCTCCTGGGCTTGAACGGAATCATCGGCAAGACCTTGGAGATCAAGTCCTATTCGTTCAAGACGAACGCCATCGAGGTCTCCCAGGATCTCGATCCGGACCTTCCGTTGACGATGATCGATTTCCAACAGATGCAGCAGGTGCTCCTCAATCTGCTCAACGACGCCGAGCAGGCGATGCTCGAGACGGGACGGGGCGGGAAGCTGCACGTCGGCACCCGGCGGGCCGGGGACCGCATCGAGGCGCGCCTGACGGACAGCGGCCGCGGCATTCCGGAGGAGATACGCGACCGCATCTTCGAGCCGTTCTTCACGACGAAGAAGGAGGGGAGCGGCCCGGGGCTGGGACTCTCCCTGTGCTACGGGATCCTGCAGGAGCACGGGGGATCGATCCGCGCCGAGAGCGCGAGGGGCGGAGGGACGACGTTCGTCCTCGATCTCCCGATCGCCCGCGGCGAGGAAAAGCGCCCCGCGCCGGCGGCGGATCTCTCCGGCGCGCCCGGCCGCCTCCGGGTCCTCGTCGTCGACGATGAGCCGAGCCTTCAGGCATTCCTGGTCGAGCTCCTCGGCTCGATGGGCCACAGCGCCGACACCGCCTCCGACGTTCCCGAGGCCGTGAGGAAGATCTCGGGAAACGGCCATGACCTCGTGATCACCGACATGAGAATGCCGCGGGGGACCGGCAAGGACGTCTATCGCGCCGTGATGGAAAAATCGCCTCGCCTTGCACGGCGGGTGATCTTCACGACGGGCGACGGAGAAACCGGCGAGATCCGGCAGTTCTTCCAGGAGACCGGCAACGAGATCCTGATGAAGCCCTGGAAGATCGAGGAAATCGAGCAGGCGATCGCGAAGGCCATGAGGAACTGA